A genomic stretch from Numida meleagris isolate 19003 breed g44 Domestic line chromosome 2, NumMel1.0, whole genome shotgun sequence includes:
- the FAM198A gene encoding protein FAM198A isoform X1 — MAQRPWRRTGLKHPSLVALVVLLALALLALTYLPSLPTGDHGRAPLPHVAPTPASLPLAPRPRRDVAITPCGDKPPNQGTKRRRGEGRRLRERGAPSPSPCVEQPCRWGGSPQEDRLCFGGTIPPWLSEDDIQKMKLLAHGQVVSKSRVPAHGQVLRVRLHADGDTKPASPEEDCGDGRCGLIKRPTDLYEVVAFHLDRVLGLNRSLPAVARRFSSPILPYSYTNGAPRPLIWWAPDIQHLEDTNNDQNSCALGWLQYQEMLRSHSVAPVAGNTACASIQRGEWGRLALFDFLLQDPKNLLQVHDRLDRYCCGFEPDASEPCMEEMLHEKCRNPSELVLVHILVRRSTPSRLVFIDNAGRPQQPEAKLNFRLLQGIDSFPETAVAMLRSGCLGRRLLKSLYMDQELWESQGGAAGLRPLLQVLERRGQILLRYLQEHNLTVVRDTPR; from the exons ATG GCCCAACGACCGTGGAGAAGGACGGGGCTGAAGCACCCTTCTCTAGTGGCTCTGGTGGTCCTGCtggccctggccctgctggcactCACCTACCTCCCCTCACTGCCGACTGGGGACCATGGCCGGGCCCCTTTGCCCCATGTGGCACCAACACCTGCATCGCTCCCGTTGGCACCCCGGCCCCGGCGAGATGTGGCCATCACCCCGTGTGGGGACAAGCCTCCCAACCAGGGAACAAAAAGGCGTAGGGGGGAAGGACGGCGGCTGAGGGAACGAGGTGCCCCATCTCCTTCTCCTTGTGTGGAGCAGCCATGCAGGTGGGGTGGCTCACCTCAGGAGGACAGGCTGTGTTTTGGTGGAACAATCCCACCGTGGCTCTCAGAGGATGACATCCAGAAGATGAAGCTGCTGGCCCACGGCCAAGTGGTCTCCAAAAGCCGTGTGCCGGCCCACGGGCAGGTCCTGCGTGTCCGCCTGCATGCTGATGGTGACACCAAGCCTGCCAGTCCAGAGGAGGACTGTGGGGATGGGCGCTGTGGGCTCATCAAGCGTCCCACAGACCTCTATGAAGTGGTGGCCTTCCACCTGGACAGAGTCTTGGGACTGAACAGGAGCCTGCCCGCTGTGGCCCGCCGCTTCTCCAGCCCCATCCTACCCTACAGCTACACCAACGGTGCCCCTCGGCCCCTCATCTGGTGGGCACCCGATATCCAGCACCTGGAGGACACCAACAATGACCAGAACTCCTGTGCCCTGGGGTGGCTGCAGTACCAGGAGATGCTGCGGTCCCACAGTGTGGCCCCAGTGGCAGGAAATACGGCCTGTGCAAGCATTCAGCGTGGTGAGTGGGGCCGCTTGGCACTCTTCGACTTCCTCCTGCAG GACCCCAAAAATCTCCTACAGGTTCATGACCGCCTGGACCGATACTGCTGTGGATTCGAGCCTGATGCCTCCGAGCCCTGTATGGAGGAGATGCTCCATGAAAAGTGTCGAAACCCATCCGAGCTTGTCCTGGTGCACATCCTG GTCCGGAGGAGCACTCCGTCCCGGCTGGTGTTCATCGACAATGCGGGCCGGCCACAGCAACCAGAGGCAAAGCTCAACttcaggctgctgcagggcatAGACAG CTTCCCAGAGACAGCTGTGGCCATGCTGAGGTCAGGCTGCCTGGGCCGCAGGCTGCTGAAGTCACTGTATATGGACCAGGAGCTCTGGGAGAgccagggaggtgctgcagggctgcggCCTCTACTGCAGGTCCTGGAGAGGCGGGGACAAATCCTGCTGCGGTACCTCCAGGAGCACAACCTGACAGTGGTGAGGGACACACCGCGCTGA
- the FAM198A gene encoding protein FAM198A isoform X2 has translation MAQRPWRRTGLKHPSLVALVVLLALALLALTYLPSLPTGDHGRAPLPHVAPTPASLPLAPRPRRDVAITPCGDKPPNQGTKRRRGEGRRLRERGAPSPSPCVEQPCRWGGSPQEDRLCFGGTIPPWLSEDDIQKMKLLAHGQVVSKSRVPAHGQVLRVRLHADGDTKPASPEEDCGDGRCGLIKRPTDLYEVVAFHLDRVLGLNRSLPAVARRFSSPILPYSYTNGAPRPLIWWAPDIQHLEDTNNDQNSCALGWLQYQEMLRSHSVAPVAGNTACASIQRGEWGRLALFDFLLQVHDRLDRYCCGFEPDASEPCMEEMLHEKCRNPSELVLVHILVRRSTPSRLVFIDNAGRPQQPEAKLNFRLLQGIDSFPETAVAMLRSGCLGRRLLKSLYMDQELWESQGGAAGLRPLLQVLERRGQILLRYLQEHNLTVVRDTPR, from the exons ATG GCCCAACGACCGTGGAGAAGGACGGGGCTGAAGCACCCTTCTCTAGTGGCTCTGGTGGTCCTGCtggccctggccctgctggcactCACCTACCTCCCCTCACTGCCGACTGGGGACCATGGCCGGGCCCCTTTGCCCCATGTGGCACCAACACCTGCATCGCTCCCGTTGGCACCCCGGCCCCGGCGAGATGTGGCCATCACCCCGTGTGGGGACAAGCCTCCCAACCAGGGAACAAAAAGGCGTAGGGGGGAAGGACGGCGGCTGAGGGAACGAGGTGCCCCATCTCCTTCTCCTTGTGTGGAGCAGCCATGCAGGTGGGGTGGCTCACCTCAGGAGGACAGGCTGTGTTTTGGTGGAACAATCCCACCGTGGCTCTCAGAGGATGACATCCAGAAGATGAAGCTGCTGGCCCACGGCCAAGTGGTCTCCAAAAGCCGTGTGCCGGCCCACGGGCAGGTCCTGCGTGTCCGCCTGCATGCTGATGGTGACACCAAGCCTGCCAGTCCAGAGGAGGACTGTGGGGATGGGCGCTGTGGGCTCATCAAGCGTCCCACAGACCTCTATGAAGTGGTGGCCTTCCACCTGGACAGAGTCTTGGGACTGAACAGGAGCCTGCCCGCTGTGGCCCGCCGCTTCTCCAGCCCCATCCTACCCTACAGCTACACCAACGGTGCCCCTCGGCCCCTCATCTGGTGGGCACCCGATATCCAGCACCTGGAGGACACCAACAATGACCAGAACTCCTGTGCCCTGGGGTGGCTGCAGTACCAGGAGATGCTGCGGTCCCACAGTGTGGCCCCAGTGGCAGGAAATACGGCCTGTGCAAGCATTCAGCGTGGTGAGTGGGGCCGCTTGGCACTCTTCGACTTCCTCCTGCAG GTTCATGACCGCCTGGACCGATACTGCTGTGGATTCGAGCCTGATGCCTCCGAGCCCTGTATGGAGGAGATGCTCCATGAAAAGTGTCGAAACCCATCCGAGCTTGTCCTGGTGCACATCCTG GTCCGGAGGAGCACTCCGTCCCGGCTGGTGTTCATCGACAATGCGGGCCGGCCACAGCAACCAGAGGCAAAGCTCAACttcaggctgctgcagggcatAGACAG CTTCCCAGAGACAGCTGTGGCCATGCTGAGGTCAGGCTGCCTGGGCCGCAGGCTGCTGAAGTCACTGTATATGGACCAGGAGCTCTGGGAGAgccagggaggtgctgcagggctgcggCCTCTACTGCAGGTCCTGGAGAGGCGGGGACAAATCCTGCTGCGGTACCTCCAGGAGCACAACCTGACAGTGGTGAGGGACACACCGCGCTGA
- the RPL14 gene encoding 60S ribosomal protein L14: MVFKRFVEIGRIAFISFGRHAGKLVAIVDVIDQNRALVDGPCSGVRRQAMPFKCMQLTDFVLKFPHSARQKCVRRAWEKENINEKWAATRWAKKIEAREKKAKMTDFDRYKVMKAKKMRNRIIKHEIKKLQKKTTKKVKKTEKKQK, from the exons ATG GTGTTCAAACGCTTCGTCGAGATCGGCAGAATTGCCTTCATCTCCTTCGGGCGGCATGCGGGCAAGCTGGTGGCCATCGTGGATGTTATCGACCAGAACAGG gCGCTAGTGGATGGCCCCTGCAGTGGTGTCAGGAGACAAGCCATGCCCTTCAAGTGCATGCAGCTGACTGACTTTGTTCTCAAGTTCCCGCACAG CGCTCGTCAGAAGTGTGTGCGTCGTGCCTGGGAGAAGgagaatataaatgaaaagtGGGCAGCAACACGATGGGCAAAGAAGATTGAAGCCAGAGAAAAG aaagcCAAAATGACTGACTTCGATCGTTACAAGGTtatgaaggcaaagaaaatg aGAAACAGGATCATTAAGCATGAAATCAAGAAGCTCCAGAAGAAGACCACTAAGAAGGTcaagaagacagagaagaaacagaaataa